CCAatggacgcgccgccgccgattccCCGGGAGGCGTGGGAGGGCTGCAGCGTCCTCCTCGACATCAACGACGGCGACCGCCTCGCCTTCTTCCGCCTCACCCCCGCAGCGTCAGTACTACCCTCCCCGCCCCATCCTCCCTAACTTCTCCACGGACCCGAAACCAACTCTTGCGGTGTGGGCGCAGGACGGTGAAGATCGGGAACAAGACCTGCTCGCTGCAGCCGCTCGTGGGGCGCCCTTTTGGCACCCTCTTCCGCGTCGGAGCTGACGGGCtcgtcccctgcgccgccgcagatGCCCCATCCCGTGGTAAGGATTCTGATTCGAAGTCCCTACCATGTACCACGCCGCAGTTCACCTGTCAACTCGAATCAGTTAGACTCTCAACGTGAATTACTAACTCACCTGTTTCAAACCTTTCAGCCAAACAATTCAAGTTTCAAGGATTCTGACTGGAAATCCCTATGACATGAGTCACATGACCCATTAACAAACTAGTAGTACTTGTCTAATTGAATTTAGCGAGATTCTCAACTTGAATTGTTAAATACAGTTTTGATCTTTTCTACTAAAAAGGGTAGAGTTTTAAATTGAAGAGCTTCTCAATTTGAAATTTGTAATATTGTACTGAAAAATAATAGAAGCACGTCACTATTCAATGTAAGTTAGCTATTGAACCTTCGCTAGGTGCCTAGGTCTAAAGTGCCATAATCTTACTCTTCGTTATCATTGTGCCAAATGAGCGATAGTTTGGTATTTATTCCTACAGACAAATCACTTtgtgtttttaatttttttcccaTAAAGATAAACACCATGCTGCAATGGTTTGTACTGTCTAGATTCAGCCAAACATATGCTTTTACAACATTTGATTTTTGTAACAATGACTCGTTTATCCAGATGATAGCATGCAAGATGGTGCCGACGGCCAAGTGCAGGATGAAACCAGGGACAATAGGTCCCTGGTTGATAATAATACAGCCCAGAATTTATCTAGTGATGACATAGAGGCAATGAAGAGGTGAGATCTTGATCATAATCGACTTATATTTAATAATCTATGCTTCTTTCTCTGTTCTCTTGGATTCAacacccaattttttttttgcaaatttattTCTGCAAAATAGGGATGGTGCAACTGGTGATGAGATTGTGGAAGCTTTGATAGCGAATAgttcaacatttgggaagaaaaCTGTATTCTCACAAGTTAGTATAATATTTTGGTAACATTATTTTCTTTGATATTCTCTGATGTTTGAAGAGTGTTGTTGATTGATTTAGTTAAATCATCCTGCAGGAGAAATACAagttaaagaaacaaaagaaatatGCGCCTAAAGTTCTTTTACGACGCCCTTCTACCCGAAGGTACATTTCTATCattttttgtacattttaaaAATATGCCAAAttttttatctaaaaaaatactGTCTCATGCACCCAACCAGATATATTAACCTTTATGCTTTCGTGGTACTAATGTTCTCAATGCTCTCTCCAAGAGacgagaacatgatattttttatACTACCATTAACAAAGCCAATTCCGTTGCattgaataaaaaaaatgccATGGAACATATCAAATTGGGAGATAGGGTGCATAGAGACCATAGTGGGTGTGGGCGATGAATAATGCAAATGAAACTAGTTCTAGTTTCTAGTCTTTGGCATGTGAGGTCAGCAACTTTGCATATATTTCGTAATGTTCTACTATAACTCATGTCTTATAAGGTGtatctctttaaaattttgATTTCCAGATATTTGTCAAGTGTAAATTTATTTTGAATCATATGTGCAGCAGCATAATTTTGTGACCCTTTTCATCTGCAGCATTTGCGAGACATACTTCAAGAAAAATCCAGCTCGAATAGGGTAATCTTTTTTCTTGAAGTGGTTCAGTCCTCATATTCAatttcagttttttttcttgtttaacGTGTACAACTCTCAGTTGCTTTATGCTGTGGTTTCTAGGTTTATGCGAGTTGACACGCTATCTCTCTTATTGTCTATGGCAAACATCGGTCCATATTCAGATGTGCTTGTGGTTGATATGGTTGGAGGTTTAATTGTTGGAGCTGTTGCTGAACGTTTAGGAGGTAAACTATGTTTTACTTAACTATGATTCAACCTAATAGGTTGAATTGAATACAATCCAGCTGTATCAACTATGTGCAGATGCTAAATGTTGCACTTTATACCTTTTTATGCAAAATGAACATTCTTTACCTAGTTATCATGGACATGAACTCAGCAACCTATAACGGAATTTGCTATACAACTGtttgatttatgcttgttggtTTGAGCAATGAGCCTTATAAATGCTCTGTATTTGATTTGATCTCTAAAGTGTGCAAACTGCACTGCTTGCCACAAAGTGGAAGCTATATTTTACTAAATGTATAAGTTACATGTACCTGCCATAGTGCGAAGTGCCAATGTCCGGTATtcatcaacatttttttttctgaaattagAATTAGTTTTTGGTTTTTTCTTGGCATACCCATTATAATTGTTATGTATGCTGTTCATCAAATTAACAGGTACAGGATATGTTTGCAGCGCATATCTTGGTACAGTACCCAGCTCCATAGACATTATAAGAATGTACAATCTGAGCAGTGATATGGTCAGCAGGTAATTTTCTCTTGGCACCATGTAGTTTTCAATTAGAGAATGCTTGGATAACACTGTTATGGTAAAGTAAACTTTTAATCAAGTCAGTAGCACATTTTCCATCCAAAGTCCAAGCATGAGTTAGAGCAcattaaataattaaatatgcAATTCTACATTGTAAAATTGTAAAGTCGGACCTTTAGGCTTTAGTCTATGAAGAAATTTGAAGCACAAATTATTTCCCATTGAGTTTGAGACCTTGTTAGGTCGTTTTGAGATTAATGCAATATACAGCACATTTGCCAGTCAAACTGGATTTGATAATGTTTTACCATCCAATTTAATACAAGCACTCACTCGTTGATTATTGATCAATACTGCCgtataaaaatattatttatattattatttgaaGCTAATAGATATATGAACGGAGCAGTTAAAGTTATAAAAGTGGGCAGCAACCAAGTTTAGTTCAAGTTATACCATGTCTGAAAATGTTGTGATAAACTGTACATTCAGGATTGTTCAGGTGCCACTTATTGAACTATGCTCTATGCAAAGTTCTGGGAATACCCCTTATGTTCCCAGTGGTAACACTGAAAGGGAGGTGGTCAAGCCTGGTGTAGTACAAGATGAGGATGCACAGGCATCTCTAGCACAGGCAGTTGACACAGCAGATGAGAAGGCGCAGTTGTCAACAGAACAAACAACTGATATGGAGATCTCGAAGCCTTCTTTGGATGTTCAAGATGAAAACTCTTCATTAGGTAAGCAGTTAATGAAGCTAAAAAGTTTCTGGTGAAATTAAGTTTTGATCTCTGGATGCTATGTGAATCTATAGAATGCAAAGGTGGTGATGGTGATTCAATTGCCTCCAAATTTAAACCTGGAAAAGCACCATCACCAGAGAAGATGAAATATTGGAATGAACATGGCTTTAGCAGGTAATACTAGTTATAGATGAAAGCTCTTATGCTATTGTGGTATATGTTATGATCGATATGATGGTTTCTTCTTAATGCAGTTTAATTGTTGCTGCCCCGGGCCATGAGGTGGAGAATTTTGTTGCTGATCTGCTTCCGTTATTGTCTTATTCAGCAC
This sequence is a window from Panicum virgatum strain AP13 chromosome 7K, P.virgatum_v5, whole genome shotgun sequence. Protein-coding genes within it:
- the LOC120641455 gene encoding tRNA (adenine(58)-N(1))-methyltransferase non-catalytic subunit TRM6-like isoform X2: MDAPPPIPREAWEGCSVLLDINDGDRLAFFRLTPAATVKIGNKTCSLQPLVGRPFGTLFRVGADGLVPCAAADAPSRDDSMQDGADGQVQDETRDNRSLVDNNTAQNLSSDDIEAMKRDGATGDEIVEALIANSSTFGKKTVFSQEKYKLKKQKKYAPKVLLRRPSTRSICETYFKKNPARIGFMRVDTLSLLLSMANIGPYSDVLVVDMVGGLIVGAVAERLGGTGYVCSAYLGTVPSSIDIIRMYNLSSDMVSRIVQVPLIELCSMQSSGNTPYVPSGNTEREVVKPGVVQDEDAQASLAQAVDTADEKAQLSTEQTTDMEISKPSLDVQDENSSLECKGGDGDSIASKFKPGKAPSPEKMKYWNEHGFSSLIVAAPGHEVENFVADLLPLLSYSAPFAIYHQYLEPLAKCMHTLQVSKRAIGLQLSEPWLREYQLSNGHPIASSHGGKVSLSLGS
- the LOC120641455 gene encoding tRNA (adenine(58)-N(1))-methyltransferase non-catalytic subunit TRM6-like isoform X1 codes for the protein MDAPPPIPREAWEGCSVLLDINDGDRLAFFRLTPAATVKIGNKTCSLQPLVGRPFGTLFRVGADGLVPCAAADAPSRDDSMQDGADGQVQDETRDNRSLVDNNTAQNLSSDDIEAMKRDGATGDEIVEALIANSSTFGKKTVFSQEKYKLKKQKKYAPKVLLRRPSTRSICETYFKKNPARIGFMRVDTLSLLLSMANIGPYSDVLVVDMVGGLIVGAVAERLGGTGYVCSAYLGTVPSSIDIIRMYNLSSDMVSRIVQVPLIELCSMQSSGNTPYVPSGNTEREVVKPGVVQDEDAQASLAQAVDTADEKAQLSTEQTTDMEISKPSLDVQDENSSLECKGGDGDSIASKFKPGKAPSPEKMKYWNEHGFSSLIVAAPGHEVENFVADLLPLLSYSAPFAIYHQYLEPLAKCMHTLQVSKRAIGLQLSEPWLREYQVLPSRTHPHMQMNAFGGYILSGIRIQSEQVGHQ